One Drosophila kikkawai strain 14028-0561.14 chromosome 3L, DkikHiC1v2, whole genome shotgun sequence genomic window carries:
- the Obp73a gene encoding general odorant-binding protein 70 has translation MKITQLIYISSVVIASIEALEYIIRFETKKQRCLNPPRTARKVESVIGECQDEIRNKLVHEAYEIIKEQVAHEQPPIDPNDDSIDFIWPSAPDGSAADHPPPPSSSGPVNISNYEYIVYDEPEPHRHVARLMRSIRRLDVASSGIYHPTLVPLEDKRIAGCLLHCVYARNNAIDHKGWPTLDGLVHFYSEGVDEHGFFMATLRAVNLCLRTMTVRYRVNRKELPQKGESCDLAFDVFDCISDQITGYCLDQYSRY, from the exons ATGAAGATTACACAACTTATATACATCTCGAGTGTGGTTATCGCATCGATCGAGGCGCTGGAATATATAATACGCTTCGAGACGAAGAAGCAGCGCTGCCTGAATCCCCCCCGAACGGCCAGGAAGGTAGAATCTGTCATAGGGGAGTGCCAGGATGAGATCAGGAACAAGCTGGTCCACG AGGCCTATGAGATAATCAAGGAGCAGGTGGCCCACGAACAGCCGCCCATTGATCCCAACGATGACTCCATCGACTTCATTTGGCCATCTGCTCCTGACGGCTCAGCAGCTGAtcaccctcctcctccttcgtCCAGTGGCCCAGTTAACATCAGCAACTACGAGTATATAGTCTACGATGAGCCCGAGCCCCACCGCCATGTGGCCAGGCTAATGAGGAGCATTCGACGCCTGGATGTGGCCAGCTCGGGTATATATCATCCCACTCTGGTGCCCCTGGAGGACAAACGCATAGCGGGG tgccTGCTGCACTGCGTTTATGCTAGGAACAACGCTATAGACCACAAAGGCTGGCCCACGCTTGACGGATTGGTCCACTTCTACTCCGAGGGCGTTGACGAGCATGGCTTCTTTATGGCCACTTTGCGGGCCGTGAACCTTTGTCTCAGGACAATGACCGTCCGGTATAGAGTCAATCGCAAGGAGCTGCCCCAAAAAGGTGAAAGCTGCGATCTGGCATTTGATGTCTTCGATTGCATATCCGACCAAATTACCGGCTACTGTCTGGATCAATACAGCAGATACTAA